The Vitis vinifera cultivar Pinot Noir 40024 chromosome 18, ASM3070453v1 region GCTGTTTCAAAAGGCGGGGCACAAATCTGAATTAAattttgagagagagaggatgTTGAAGTTCTTGTCGAAAGTGAGAATCGAGTTCAATGCCTTGGACCCCCGCACTGCGTCGTGCTTGGAGTTCTTGGCTCAGTGCAATGCCCGCAAGGCCAAGGAATCTAACCCCGCCTGTCAGTTGTTGGTGAAGCGCCGCACCGACGACCATCCACCGCAGATCACCGTCACGTTCGTCAACGGTGTCGAGGAAGTCTTCGACGCAACCACCACCCCTGCTCAGGCCATAAGGAACATGATTCTCGAGAAGGGTCAGCATCTCGAGACCGAGCAAATGTTCCGCGAGGCGGGCGAGGCCTGGCCTGTCATCATCCCAGAGGAGGAGCTCCACCAATTCGCACCCGGTACCAAGGTATTTGGTCTTTCTTTCCTTAATTGTTGATGGGTCAAGCAAAGAATATATGGGCATGGTTTTGTTTTTGGTGAGGCTTTTGATCGAACGGTTGGTGTGCATCTCTATTTGCAGCGCaggtatttgttttttctaaattaCATTTTGGTAGTGAAATATCTTTGTTGTTTGGGGTCTAACATGCTTTTCTGGTTAGAAATCGTTCTTCTTGTCTGGGGGTTTCTCTTGTATGTATTTGGTGTTGTGTTTTTTACCAATGCGTTATTTAACCCTCCTGTTTGTTCTTCCAATGGTGCTCTAATTGAAAGTATAAACTGGAGAGAAACAAACATGGTTTTCTATTATCGTCCTTTTCTGGTTTTGCTACCTATCAtgaatttaggttttcaaattatATGATTGAGGTTGGAAGTGATTATAGGTCTTGTTCAACCACAAGCTAAGCTTGGTTCTTGGCAATAGTTTGAATGTAAGGCTCTTAGAACAGATTATTATGTGATTTGTTAGAATGTTTTTAATGAGGACACCAAGATGGTGCAGGTGTCAACAACTACCCCAAATTGTTGGGGCTAGAGATAGTGATGTGCTTTTACATGGTTGCAGAAAGATTGACTTTGGCAGCTACACAATCTTGAAACTTCTTGATATGCTAAATGATAAGGACACTACATGTAATTTGTTGGAAATTATAAATTACTCATGCATGTGTTGTGCCATTGGGGATTTGACAACAATTATAAGGTAGAAATCAGAATTATATTACCGACGAGTGAGACTGAACATTGGGTTTTTGAAAGTTGCAGTGCATGACACCAAGATGTATTTATGTTCTATTTACATGTGATAGTTCCTTTTTCTAAGCAAATGAGGGGAGCAAAACCATTTCCTATGATATTACTAAGTGCAATATCTTCCAAGCAATTGATTATGTAAGATTGAAACAAAGCAGTGAACACTGATAAAGTTAGAAAGAGTGGCTTGGTCAGTCAGTTTTCTCTTCCCCACTTCCCCGCTTTCCTCTCAGGGGAAATCAATATTTTGGGGTTTCTGTTCTGATGCAGAAGCAAATTTATGATTGTCTTGAGCAAACCAAAGATTAGGAAGTGTCCTCAGTTAAGGCAgaaccattttcttttaaaatggaacaaaaaaaagaagggacatatatatatatatatgtaatatttGGAGTTTGGATATGAGTCGAGAACAATGAGATGGATTAATTCTTGCTGTTGATCGTTCATATTTGGCCTTTTTAAGACACCCAAGATGAATGTACTTGTGTATGTTGGTGAAAAATGATGAGCAGTGGTGTTCTGTTGGAGTGTGCAATGAGTACATTGTCACAAGTTTATCCCCAtcaaaaaagaggaaaaaggccTCTAAAAGTGTGAATATCTGATATAGATACAAGGTGGCTGACATGGTGAATTATAAGCTAAGTATACCAcaacaaaaaagtatttgaagcCTGTAATGGtttacaacaaatatttattGGTGTCAAGAAACTGgaaaggaaaatggaaattaGGATAGTAGTACATTTCTACGACATGCATCTTTAGGTGCCTCAATAAAATGTGTTGAAGTAGATTTCTGCATTTTGTGCTTGATGTTAGTTTGCAAAGAGTTTGCACAAAGGATCAAATGATTAATGCTATAGGGCAGGGCACTACGACCAATTTCCTCTAGTGCGCTCAAGAGCTTAAATGTCTCTACAGGTGTCTGCAAGAGTGGGTTGGATGGCTCTTATTTGATTCAAAATAGGTGGTCTTTTCAATATGCTTTTGTGGCCCTTTTCCTTGCCAATTATGTATAATCCTTGCTAGTCTTAAAAATAGATTTGTCTTATATTAGCTCTCCATTTACTGAGTCCTTGAAGATTCATTTAAGCTGTCTCTTATTTTAGATTTACTTGTATATGGCCATGAGAGATACAAAGGGTCATAGGATAAAGAAAGTGAATATGATTATTTTCTGCCCTGAAGAAAATGGGCAATTTCCTATTACCTTGAAGTCTGATTCTGTTGGTAGCTTCTTCTGAGGAAAGATTGGTGAAATCATGACTAACTTTATCTTGTGTAGATAAACTAATGCTATCCTGCTGAAGTTATGATTGTTTAACTGTAAGTTATAACACAAACACACATGAGGCAGTCTTGAGGTTTAAAGCTTCAATAGTGGTTGCTGCTGCAATGCTGTTATCCGTAGACCGTCATAGTATTATGAATCCttgggctatgtttggttcccataaagtacctaggaaagaaaaaataaaatgctaaggaaattgtttttctcatgtttggttttaccatagaaaatttgaaagaaaataaaaaataattaaaattagtttgaaattcatatattttaaaattatttaatctttatataatagaagaaaataagtgaaatgagttttaaaaaacatataaaggtaatttattgactttaaatctattttttattttctttcctactattttttctctttattttctttccttcacattttccctcaaattttctgggaaccatACATAGCTTTAAtgtacttaaaaaaaatgtttgggaTAAGATCTTAAATTATTTGTCTTTGCTGTATAAACATAGAGCTGGTGGGCTGTGGTCTATTTCTAGTGTTCTGTTGGATTTCCAAAAGGGACTTATCATTACAttgtaatcaattaaaattctCCCATTAAATCCTGCTTGACTGTTTATGACATTCTTCCTTAAAATGACATTCAATGTGTCCCTTTGTGAATCATGTGACTCTGTTTGTCTTGTATTCTTTTGGATGAAGATCATGTCCTTGTCAAGCAGAATCCGTGAATCACACTTGTGCAAGAGTTATAGGTATCTCATTGCTTGAAAACTGAAGAGTATGTGTGAAATTTTGTTCTCCAAACTCCAGGTTTTTACTTTCTGCTgtctttaataaaattgatgtgCAAATGATGTTTTCTCCCTTACTGTTATCTTGATAAACTTATTCCCagataatttaattcaaagaaagcATGTGttaggaaaaatggtggaaaggCATCTTGTACTTTGGTAATAGGACTTGCGATTTCTTTACCTGTACTATTTACTCGCTTGTTTTGCTCCATCATGCCGTGGGATGCTATATGAAAAAAAGGAGGATCATGTGAGATTGCAAacattcatttatatttttgtttcaacATCTAGAAAACCAAAACTGTCAACAGATTAGGTCTGATTGTGCCTTGAACAAAGTGAGAGAAAAGGGGAACTCTGCTGCCTCAAAAGATTACAGTATTGCTGCTGTCTGTGCATCTACAGCCATTAGAATTTTGTGATCTATATGTTCTTATGGATATATCCCTTTTTATCTTCCAGCCAAGGAAAGCAGAAGAGAAGAAGCAGTAGCTGTACC contains the following coding sequences:
- the LOC100243821 gene encoding uncharacterized protein LOC100243821; amino-acid sequence: MLKFLSKVRIEFNALDPRTASCLEFLAQCNARKAKESNPACQLLVKRRTDDHPPQITVTFVNGVEEVFDATTTPAQAIRNMILEKGQHLETEQMFREAGEAWPVIIPEEELHQFAPGTKPRKAEEKKQ